TCTGTTTTCCTAAGATAAATGCCAACATCGCGGCGAAGCAGCAGGGGATGTCTTGGCCAATGGTGGACTTGAAGGCACAGTATTGTTCCTGGCTTTGCGCTTCGGGCGCGGCGCTTTTGGTCGCCAGCCAAGGACAGGCGCAGGAACCCGCCTCTGTGCCGCCGGCTTCGGATGACCGGTTTGCCACGTTCATGCCCTACGAAAACCGTATTCAGCACCGGATCGACTATTCGATCTGGACGTCGGCCCTGAGCAACTTTGTCATTTCGATGGGTCCGCCGCTACGAAAGAAGCCGTTCAACCCTCCCAGCGTGATCGGTACCCGCAGGCAAATCGGCCACAATTCGATCTACCGGCTCGATGGCTCGATGGTCGCGTTCTCTTTCATGAACGACGAGGTGCGCGAAAGCTTTACCGAGTATCGCCGCGATCTCGAAAGCGTGGCCGACACACTCGATATTCAGTCGATCCCGCGCAACGAACAGCTCGCCTATTGGCTCAACCTCCACAATGTTGCCATGGTCGAGCAGATTGCGAAGAATTGGCCCGTCCGCCAGCCGCACGAGATCGAGATCGGCGGCGTACCGCTCGATGAAGCGAAATTCATCACGGTAGAGGGCGTGGCGCTTTCCCCGCGCGATATCCGCGAGAGGATTGTCTACCCTAACTGGAAGAATCCCAAGGTTATTTACGGCTTTTGGCGCGGTGAGATCGGCGGGCCGGCAATGCAACGGCAGGCGTTCGATGGCCGACAAGTCGGAGACCAGCTCGACCGCGCAGCCCGTGAATTCATGAATTCGAGGCGCGGAACCGAGAAGCGGGGATCGACCTTGCACGTCTCCCGCTTCTTCGAGGAGGCCGCGCCCTTCTATTTTCGCAATTTCGAGGCCGACCTGCGGCGACACCTCGCCGACTATGTCGAAGGCGAAGTGCTCGAAATGCTTGAGAAAACCTCAGCAGTAGAAGCCAGCCTGCGCGAACGCGATATCGCCGATCTCGCAGGGGGTGCGCGCGACAACGGTTTTTTTTCGGGCGGACGGATCAGCCGCGGCGTTGCTATCTTGCTCGCTCAGCGCAGAGCGAAACTCGATTACGTCGATCGTAAAGGATTAAGGCAAGGACAGGTCATCTTCAGC
The Erythrobacter sp. THAF29 DNA segment above includes these coding regions:
- a CDS encoding DUF547 domain-containing protein, with the translated sequence MVDLKAQYCSWLCASGAALLVASQGQAQEPASVPPASDDRFATFMPYENRIQHRIDYSIWTSALSNFVISMGPPLRKKPFNPPSVIGTRRQIGHNSIYRLDGSMVAFSFMNDEVRESFTEYRRDLESVADTLDIQSIPRNEQLAYWLNLHNVAMVEQIAKNWPVRQPHEIEIGGVPLDEAKFITVEGVALSPRDIRERIVYPNWKNPKVIYGFWRGEIGGPAMQRQAFDGRQVGDQLDRAAREFMNSRRGTEKRGSTLHVSRFFEEAAPFYFRNFEADLRRHLADYVEGEVLEMLEKTSAVEASLRERDIADLAGGARDNGFFSGGRISRGVAILLAQRRAKLDYVDRKGLRQGQVIFSNIDLPGDPPNKGEVE